One Diospyros lotus cultivar Yz01 chromosome 1, ASM1463336v1, whole genome shotgun sequence genomic window carries:
- the LOC127804884 gene encoding E3 ubiquitin-protein ligase RDUF2, producing MSSTASYWCYRCTRFVRVWAEETLVCPHCDGGFIEAVDATPPSGSPRAADFYMLGSNRSDSNRRANLRLHRTRRNHGDRSPFNPVIVLRGAADGGSDEGGGGERRSFELYYDDGAGSGLRPLPTAMSEFLMGSGFDLLLDQLEQIEINGLGRQEQPPASKSAIESMPTIEIVAAHINSESHCAVCKEAFVLGSEAREMPCKHIYHSDCILPWLSLRNSCPVCRHELPTDASTASELENGDLSRTPAEEEAVGLTIWRLPGGGFAVGRFPGGRRAGERELPAVYTEMDGGFNNSGAPRRIAWGSRRGRTREGGGFGRTVRNLFSFLGRSRNSPGSSHSSSSESVGSPTITRSHSHSGSFFGRFLRRRTRNWVLEDQNGMSRW from the coding sequence ATGTCATCGACGGCGTCGTATTGGTGCTATAGGTGCACTCGCTTCGTTAGGGTTTGGGCTGAGGAGACCCTGGTTTGTCCGCACTGCGACGGCGGATTCATTGAGGCGGTGGACGCTACGCCGCCTTCCGGATCTCCTCGCGCGGCTGATTTCTACATGTTGGGCAGCAACAGGTCCGATTCCAATCGGAGGGCGAATCTTCGGCTCCACCGGACCCGGCGGAACCACGGTGATCGGTCGCCGTTCAATCCGGTCATCGTGCTGCGCGGTGCGGCGGATGGAGGTAGTGATGAAGGCGGCGGAGGAGAGAGGAGGAGCTTCGAGTTGTACTACGACGACGGCGCGGGGTCGGGGCTTCGTCCGTTGCCGACGGCGATGTCTGAGTTCTTGATGGGGTCGGGGTTCGACCTTTTGCTCGATCAGCTGGAGCAGATCGAAATCAACGGCCTCGGCCGCCAGGAACAGCCGCCGGCGTCGAAATCGGCCATCGAATCGATGCCGACGATCGAAATCGTCGCCGCACACATCAACTCGGAATCACACTGCGCCGTGTGCAAAGAAGCTTTTGTTCTCGGCTCCGAGGCTCGCGAAATGCCCTGTAAGCACATATATCACTCCGACTGCATCCTCCCTTGGCTCTCCCTCCGCAATTCCTGCCCGGTTTGCCGCCACGAATTGCCCACCGACGCCAGCACCGCCTCCGAGCTCGAAAACGGCGACCTCTCTCGAACCCCTGCGGAGGAAGAGGCAGTTGGACTCACCATATGGAGACTTCCTGGCGGTGGATTTGCGGTGGGAAGGTTCCCTGGGGGGAGAAGAGCCGGAGAACGCGAACTTCCCGCTGTGTATACAGAAATGGACGGCGGATTCAACAACAGCGGTGCTCCACGGAGGATCGCCTGGGGGTCGAGGCGGGGCAGGACCAGAGAGGGCGGTGGGTTTGGAAGAACCGTCCGCAATTTGTTCTCGTTCCTTGGGAGGTCTAGGAATTCCCCTGGCTCATCACATTCCAGTAGCTCCGAATCCGTTGGCTCACCGACAATTACAAGAAGCCACAGTCACTCTGGTTCATTTTTTGGTAGGTTTTTGAGGCGCCGAACCAGGAATTGGGTCCTGGAAGACCAAAATGGAATGTCGAGGTGGTGA